A genomic stretch from Desulfotignum balticum DSM 7044 includes:
- a CDS encoding AMP-binding protein → MNQPHQLRFFDIYEKNARLLKHDPALIWQGQPISHADLFDQTIRLATGLSFLSPGTRVALLSRNHPVFFHLFGAASALNLTLVLINRRLSDTEIQHIVEDTTPQILICDNDMAPLGSRLVSRYPFLDQYRVVEGPDETLSSWYQAPDDFSPVPVSDNDPYIIIHTAAVQGRPRGAVLSQTNILLSNMQMIHYYGLTRSSCLANILPLFHIMGVNMALATLQAGGKNVILEKFDPVDTLTAVQDLKVTHFGSFPPILTRLLDVMDTHSYDYDLTGLEIAAGLDAPDTVKRWEAATHTPFWTMYGQTETAGLITFAPYSKRPGSAGAISPLVDIKIADDLDREQPMGETGEILVKGPLVFQGYWNAPDLTAHTFRNGWHHTGDLGMIDADGFLHFKGRKAEKELIKPGGENVFPAEVEQAIMQHDAVKEVCVFGVPDPEFGEGIKAVCCLHPDRTLTADALIRFTGSVIAGYKKPRYVQFIPDLPKTDNGTIDREKIKQQFS, encoded by the coding sequence ATGAACCAGCCACACCAGTTACGCTTTTTCGACATTTACGAAAAAAACGCCCGGCTTTTGAAACATGATCCCGCCCTGATATGGCAAGGTCAGCCCATCAGCCATGCCGATCTGTTTGATCAGACCATCCGCCTGGCAACAGGGCTGTCCTTTCTGTCTCCTGGAACCCGGGTAGCGTTGCTGAGCCGGAACCATCCGGTTTTTTTCCATCTTTTCGGGGCCGCATCCGCGCTGAACCTGACGCTGGTTTTGATCAACCGGCGCTTGTCCGACACAGAAATTCAACACATTGTTGAAGACACAACCCCTCAAATTCTCATCTGCGACAACGATATGGCACCCCTTGGATCCCGCCTGGTTTCCCGGTACCCGTTTCTGGACCAGTACCGGGTGGTGGAAGGCCCTGATGAAACCCTGTCCTCGTGGTATCAGGCCCCGGACGATTTTTCGCCCGTACCCGTATCTGATAATGACCCGTATATCATCATCCACACGGCCGCAGTCCAGGGCAGACCCAGAGGGGCGGTGCTGAGCCAGACAAACATCTTACTGTCCAACATGCAGATGATTCATTATTACGGTTTGACACGTTCGTCCTGCCTGGCCAATATTCTGCCTTTGTTTCACATCATGGGGGTGAACATGGCGCTGGCCACGCTTCAGGCCGGCGGAAAAAACGTAATTCTGGAAAAATTTGATCCCGTGGACACCCTCACGGCTGTCCAGGATCTCAAAGTGACGCATTTCGGCTCTTTCCCGCCCATATTGACCCGACTGCTGGACGTCATGGACACGCATTCCTATGACTATGATCTGACCGGTCTTGAGATCGCAGCCGGCCTGGATGCCCCCGACACGGTCAAACGATGGGAAGCTGCGACCCATACCCCCTTCTGGACCATGTACGGCCAGACGGAAACCGCAGGATTGATCACGTTTGCCCCTTATTCTAAACGGCCCGGATCCGCCGGTGCCATTTCGCCGCTGGTGGATATTAAAATAGCCGACGACCTGGACCGGGAACAGCCCATGGGTGAAACCGGAGAAATTCTGGTCAAAGGCCCGCTGGTGTTCCAGGGCTACTGGAATGCCCCGGATTTAACCGCCCACACCTTCAGGAACGGGTGGCACCATACCGGCGATCTGGGGATGATCGATGCGGACGGATTTCTGCATTTCAAAGGCAGAAAAGCGGAAAAGGAACTGATCAAGCCGGGGGGTGAAAACGTGTTTCCCGCAGAAGTGGAACAGGCCATCATGCAGCATGACGCCGTCAAAGAAGTGTGTGTATTCGGGGTGCCGGATCCTGAGTTCGGCGAAGGCATCAAAGCGGTCTGCTGCCTGCATCCGGACCGGACATTGACGGCGGATGCGTTGATCCGGTTCACGGGATCCGTGATCGCGGGTTACAAAAAACCCCGGTATGTGCAGTTCATTCCCGACCTTCCCAAAACCGACAACGGCACCATTGACCGGGAAAAAATAAAACAGCAGTTTTCATAA
- a CDS encoding sensor histidine kinase, translating to MTDRDVHTAGLEEKIQALEEENRLLRNIIYKAPIPIFVIDRQHRISHFNQALEQLSGFDAKDMIGTCLQWKAFYAKKRPVMADLIIDNAPADQILALYGPKYKKALANESVFAATDFFPDLPPAGKWLFFSAAGVFDDNGHIAGAVETLQDVTTEKAREQEVYELYQTYHQVLEFIPYPIILYDVNGHVTYVNPAFSSVFGWALKEIKGRPLEFVPDHLKQETGRMLDRFRQDQRITRYETKRLTKDGRTLDVVIWAASCTWSPDRSGEHFVILRDITKENRLAANNRTIMRISAALPEYPELEDLMDYITKEIKGLLHTEGAVVLLYDEIKNDLFFVGASYDDSDTEQRARKIRFALDEVLAGKVLKTGKPAVNNQADRSKDLYPERDRKMGYKTKSIMCVPIRSDSRITGILCAINKKQNVFDDNDLELMTLIAGTVGISIENARFAQALKEAYLDVASMNRAKDKAINHLSHELKTPVAVLTGSLQILKKKLSELPRIKAASTLDRIQRNLNRIVQIQEETADIMDKKTYGAKDMLQVMVQTCKDELATLIEQHLDEEDPMEVVTAVIEKEFSSPASNIHTIHMNAAFDHVFDRLKPLFAFRDLDIVLNIQDNLPDLCLPVDVFEKTVTGLIKNSIENTPDQGRIEISMQHKEDNIVFTVHDFGVGIETQDQKRIFEGFFSIQKTADYSTKTPYDFNAGGKGVDLLRIKLFGDRLGFSIHMASSRCRFLQEPYNEICPGNISQCRFCKDISDCLNSGYSTFTACFSCKKKS from the coding sequence ATGACGGATCGTGATGTTCATACGGCCGGACTTGAAGAAAAGATCCAGGCACTGGAAGAAGAAAACCGGCTGCTGCGAAATATCATATACAAAGCCCCGATCCCGATTTTCGTCATTGACCGTCAGCACAGAATCAGCCATTTCAACCAGGCCCTGGAACAATTGAGCGGATTTGATGCCAAAGACATGATCGGCACTTGTCTGCAGTGGAAAGCTTTTTATGCCAAAAAACGGCCGGTCATGGCGGATTTGATCATTGACAACGCCCCGGCGGACCAGATCCTTGCCTTGTACGGTCCCAAATACAAAAAAGCACTGGCCAACGAATCGGTTTTTGCGGCCACCGATTTTTTTCCGGACTTGCCGCCGGCCGGAAAATGGCTGTTTTTCTCGGCAGCCGGGGTGTTTGACGACAACGGCCACATCGCCGGAGCCGTGGAAACCCTCCAGGACGTCACCACAGAAAAAGCCAGGGAACAGGAAGTATATGAGCTTTACCAGACCTATCACCAGGTGCTGGAATTCATCCCCTACCCCATTATTCTTTACGATGTCAACGGGCATGTCACCTATGTGAACCCGGCGTTTTCCAGTGTGTTCGGCTGGGCGTTGAAAGAGATCAAAGGCCGGCCACTGGAGTTTGTGCCCGATCACCTGAAACAGGAAACCGGCCGGATGCTGGACCGGTTCAGGCAGGACCAGCGGATTACGCGGTATGAAACCAAACGGCTCACCAAAGACGGCCGAACACTGGATGTGGTGATCTGGGCCGCCTCCTGTACCTGGTCCCCGGACCGGTCCGGAGAGCATTTCGTGATTTTACGGGATATCACAAAAGAAAACCGGCTGGCCGCCAACAACCGGACGATTATGCGCATCAGCGCGGCCCTGCCCGAATATCCGGAGCTCGAGGATCTCATGGATTACATCACCAAAGAGATCAAGGGGCTGCTTCACACGGAAGGGGCCGTGGTTCTTTTGTACGATGAAATCAAAAATGATCTGTTTTTTGTCGGCGCCTCCTATGATGACTCGGACACGGAACAGCGGGCCAGAAAAATCCGGTTTGCCCTGGATGAAGTGCTGGCCGGAAAAGTGCTGAAAACCGGCAAACCCGCCGTGAACAACCAGGCGGACCGGTCAAAGGACCTGTATCCGGAACGCGACCGGAAAATGGGATACAAGACAAAAAGCATTATGTGTGTGCCCATTCGAAGCGACAGCCGCATCACTGGAATTTTATGTGCCATCAATAAAAAACAGAACGTGTTTGACGACAATGACCTGGAATTGATGACCCTGATCGCCGGTACCGTGGGGATCTCCATTGAAAACGCCCGGTTTGCCCAGGCCCTGAAAGAAGCATACCTGGATGTGGCGTCCATGAACCGGGCCAAAGACAAGGCCATCAACCATCTGTCCCATGAATTAAAAACCCCGGTGGCCGTACTCACCGGATCATTGCAGATTCTGAAGAAAAAACTGTCTGAACTGCCCCGGATCAAGGCCGCATCCACCCTGGATCGGATCCAGCGGAACCTGAACCGCATTGTACAGATTCAGGAGGAAACCGCAGATATCATGGACAAGAAAACCTATGGGGCCAAAGACATGCTCCAGGTGATGGTGCAAACCTGCAAAGACGAGCTGGCCACCTTGATTGAGCAGCATCTGGATGAAGAAGATCCCATGGAAGTCGTCACGGCGGTCATTGAAAAAGAGTTCAGTTCACCGGCATCAAACATCCACACAATTCATATGAACGCCGCGTTTGACCATGTGTTTGACAGGTTAAAACCCTTGTTCGCATTCAGGGATCTGGACATTGTTTTAAATATCCAGGACAACCTGCCCGACCTTTGCCTGCCCGTGGATGTTTTTGAAAAAACCGTGACCGGATTGATCAAAAACAGCATTGAAAACACCCCGGACCAGGGCCGCATTGAAATTTCGATGCAGCACAAAGAAGACAACATCGTCTTTACCGTCCATGATTTCGGGGTCGGCATCGAAACCCAGGACCAGAAACGCATTTTTGAAGGTTTTTTTTCAATTCAGAAGACTGCGGATTATTCCACCAAAACGCCGTACGATTTTAATGCCGGGGGCAAAGGAGTGGATCTTTTACGCATCAAACTGTTTGGCGACCGGCTGGGATTTTCCATTCATATGGCATCCAGCCGGTGCCGATTTCTGCAGGAACCATACAATGAGATCTGCCCGGGAAACATTTCTCAGTGCCGTTTCTGCAAGGATATATCCGATTGCCTGAATTCCGGATATTCCACTTTTACCGCCTGTTTTTCCTGTAAGAAAAAAAGTTGA
- a CDS encoding sensor histidine kinase, translating to MNKIPDSNIKTEILIHDLKVPISVINAGARSLLDRQDTYGPLTEKQIKVLNRIVRNTLATQRLVNDVLELGRSREGVIVCSQFSVAALVAGVLVEVFDLADPNVADAVRKAGSYAHLQQVIADAGVTLDFQKDTWRARVCLDAAKVRQILRNLVTNAFKHRTARVDIRGVIADGCLTLWVKDDGRGIPHADHQRIFNTYFTTGGSIEDAIESHGLGLAGVMVLLKDMGGQMMLTSDAGRGAEFRVSIPLS from the coding sequence ATGAACAAGATACCTGACTCCAATATCAAAACCGAGATTCTCATTCATGATCTCAAGGTGCCGATATCCGTGATCAATGCCGGGGCCCGGTCTCTGCTGGACCGCCAGGACACTTATGGGCCTTTGACGGAAAAGCAGATTAAAGTGCTTAACCGGATTGTCCGGAATACCCTGGCCACCCAGCGGCTGGTGAACGACGTGCTGGAGCTCGGACGGTCCAGGGAAGGGGTTATTGTCTGTTCTCAGTTTTCCGTGGCAGCGCTGGTGGCCGGTGTTTTAGTGGAAGTGTTTGATCTGGCCGATCCCAATGTGGCGGATGCCGTCAGAAAGGCCGGCTCTTATGCGCACCTGCAGCAGGTGATTGCCGACGCCGGCGTGACCCTGGATTTTCAGAAAGACACCTGGAGGGCGCGGGTGTGTCTGGATGCAGCCAAAGTCCGGCAGATCCTGCGGAATCTGGTGACCAATGCGTTCAAGCATCGGACCGCACGGGTGGATATCCGGGGTGTGATCGCGGACGGTTGCCTGACCTTGTGGGTGAAAGACGATGGCCGGGGGATTCCCCATGCCGACCATCAGCGGATTTTTAATACCTATTTCACCACGGGCGGGTCCATTGAAGACGCCATTGAAAGCCATGGTCTGGGCCTGGCCGGGGTCATGGTCCTGCTCAAGGATATGGGAGGACAGATGATGCTGACATCCGATGCCGGTCGTGGGGCGGAATTCAGGGTGTCTATTCCCCTTTCCTGA